One window of Mesotoga sp. BH458_6_3_2_1 genomic DNA carries:
- a CDS encoding four helix bundle protein — MNLFGRFRELDLWKCSMELVVEVYTLTRKLPEHERFGLVSQMQRAAVSVPSNIAEGYGREHTKELIKFLYVSRGSLMELSTQMEISVKLGYLSESDLKQFESLSNRVHKLLNGLIFSLKKTVK; from the coding sequence ATGAACTTGTTCGGCAGATTCAGAGAACTCGATTTGTGGAAGTGTTCTATGGAACTTGTAGTTGAAGTCTATACGCTGACTAGAAAGCTCCCAGAACACGAGAGATTCGGTCTTGTTTCACAGATGCAGAGGGCTGCTGTTTCAGTACCATCAAACATTGCAGAGGGATATGGCAGAGAACACACTAAAGAGTTGATCAAGTTTCTTTACGTTTCCCGCGGTTCCCTCATGGAACTTTCCACTCAGATGGAGATAAGCGTGAAACTTGGTTACCTGTCTGAAAGTGATCTCAAACAGTTCGAATCCCTGTCGAACAGAGTCCACAAGCTCTTGAATGGACTTATCTTCTCTTTGAAGAAGACCGTTAAGTAA
- a CDS encoding four helix bundle protein — protein sequence MAFRFKDLEVWKLSKDLAKDIYSATSTFPEEEKFALVSQLRRAAVSVMSNIAEGAGRQYRKEFIHFLYMARGSLNETVSQLELSFEFGYIDKETLETIEVSAERINRMLWKLSKSLAPSTSENGQR from the coding sequence ATGGCTTTTAGATTCAAAGATCTCGAGGTATGGAAGCTGAGCAAGGATTTAGCAAAGGATATCTACTCTGCTACCTCAACTTTTCCTGAGGAAGAGAAATTCGCATTGGTTTCTCAGCTTCGCAGAGCGGCAGTTTCCGTAATGTCCAATATTGCCGAGGGAGCCGGTCGCCAGTACAGGAAGGAATTCATTCATTTCCTCTACATGGCCCGAGGCTCTCTCAATGAAACAGTCTCCCAGCTGGAACTCTCGTTCGAATTTGGCTATATAGACAAGGAAACTCTTGAGACTATCGAAGTGAGTGCCGAACGAATTAACCGCATGCTCTGGAAACTTTCAAAATCACTTGCTCCTTCCACCTCGGAGAACGGTCAACGGTGA
- a CDS encoding dTDP-4-amino-4,6-dideoxyglucose formyltransferase: MDRVLVLTDNEYLYDEFTKIVENKHLQQYRFDFRYSHKNRKFLDKYRDSTEFSGISVIESLEEIIIEYKLLISLHCKQIFPSKLVTAVRCINIHPGFNPYNRGFFPQVFSIINKKKVGVTVHEMDEELDHGPIIVREEVPIESWETSGDVYRRILRTEIQLIEENLEDILNGTYELTYPEEEGNINSFKDFKRLCKINPSEVASYSEVIDRLRALTHDDYRNAYFYDESGTKIFVRILIEPCLGDD; encoded by the coding sequence ATGGATAGAGTACTAGTTCTAACTGACAATGAGTATTTATACGACGAGTTTACAAAGATTGTTGAAAACAAGCACTTGCAGCAATACAGATTTGACTTTCGATACTCACACAAGAATAGGAAATTCCTCGATAAGTACAGAGATAGTACTGAATTTAGCGGAATTAGTGTTATTGAATCCCTGGAAGAGATCATCATAGAATACAAACTATTGATTTCGCTTCATTGCAAACAAATCTTCCCAAGTAAGCTAGTAACTGCTGTTCGTTGCATAAACATCCATCCGGGTTTTAATCCATATAATAGAGGTTTTTTCCCTCAGGTATTCAGTATAATAAACAAGAAAAAAGTTGGAGTTACAGTCCATGAAATGGATGAAGAGCTCGATCACGGTCCAATAATCGTGAGAGAAGAGGTACCTATTGAAAGCTGGGAAACATCTGGCGATGTTTACAGAAGAATCCTTAGAACAGAAATTCAATTGATAGAAGAAAACCTTGAAGATATTCTAAATGGAACTTACGAGCTGACATATCCTGAGGAAGAAGGCAATATTAACTCTTTTAAAGACTTCAAAAGACTTTGTAAGATAAATCCTTCAGAGGTTGCATCATATAGTGAGGTAATTGATAGGCTAAGAGCCTTAACTCATGACGATTATAGAAATGCATATTTTTATGATGAAAGTGGAACGAAAATATTCGTTAGAATACTTATTGAGCCTTGTCTTGGAGATGATTGA
- the rfbA gene encoding glucose-1-phosphate thymidylyltransferase RfbA, whose amino-acid sequence MKGIILAGGVGTRLHPITKVVSKQLLPIYDKPMIYYPLSVLMLAGIREILIISTSTDLPLYEKLLGSGEQIGLSFSYAVQKQPRGLSEAFIIGEEFINKDKCCLILGDNVFFGQGLSGILKSAADFDEGATVFGYYVKNPSSFGVVEVNGEGKAISLEEKPEKPKSNLAVPGLYFYDSKVCGLAKSLKPSARGELEITDLNKEYMKLGQLKVQFMGRGMAWLDTGTQDGLLEASNFVAAVQKRQGFYISCIEEIAYRKGYITEGKLKEISESMGKTEYAHYLKSLGEDNG is encoded by the coding sequence TTGAAGGGAATAATACTGGCCGGTGGCGTAGGAACAAGACTTCATCCGATAACAAAAGTAGTATCTAAGCAACTGTTGCCTATATACGATAAACCCATGATCTACTATCCCCTTTCCGTCTTGATGCTTGCTGGGATAAGAGAGATACTCATTATCTCGACATCGACCGATCTGCCTCTTTACGAAAAACTTCTTGGCAGCGGCGAGCAGATAGGCTTGAGCTTCTCATATGCAGTTCAAAAACAACCCAGGGGACTCTCTGAAGCCTTCATAATTGGAGAGGAGTTCATAAACAAAGACAAATGCTGCCTTATTCTGGGAGATAATGTCTTTTTCGGTCAGGGCCTATCTGGAATACTAAAAAGTGCAGCCGATTTCGATGAAGGAGCAACTGTCTTCGGCTATTATGTCAAGAATCCCAGTTCTTTTGGCGTAGTTGAGGTTAATGGCGAAGGCAAAGCGATCAGCCTTGAAGAGAAACCGGAAAAGCCAAAATCAAACCTCGCAGTCCCAGGACTTTATTTCTACGATAGCAAAGTCTGCGGGCTTGCGAAGAGTCTTAAGCCTTCAGCAAGAGGTGAACTCGAAATAACTGACCTTAACAAAGAATATATGAAGTTGGGCCAGCTTAAGGTACAATTCATGGGAAGAGGAATGGCTTGGCTCGATACGGGAACTCAAGATGGCCTTCTCGAAGCGAGCAACTTCGTAGCGGCCGTTCAGAAACGTCAGGGATTCTATATATCCTGTATTGAAGAGATAGCTTACAGGAAGGGGTATATCACTGAAGGGAAATTGAAAGAAATCAGTGAGTCTATGGGAAAAACCGAGTACGCCCATTACTTGAAAAGTCTTGGTGAGGACAATGGATAG
- a CDS encoding PD-(D/E)XK nuclease family protein produces MNPAVKNENGSPARDPLSTQKANVEHLNIITSRKLVGNPAYSLCKSDITSEGKSVSTECGSRRTGSAFCAESASKLQSGERLTENRQPFPLSYSRLKSFVECPHRFYLRYFEGLPEAQGEGRKHNGLILRALFNSYLGNSPTPLLFGENLKRDLIQIEFGVQFLKSKDVIALNIPFALDRFSNPIPFDEPEVVFRGRAQCLYTAPGSGISGSGFVKSKSNSNGEYDDKSASSDVRPFAEEAVKSLESAFLGLSEDGGPGTVNQPLVLCHFKAGFGDPDWERLFIYAWALSRQGYEIGRIEWVSLSAGAAISKEVTKENLEEAGINLYAWISQILQSDFSPEAGDHCSYCLYHSFCPLMEKLGEDLMITDSDSLKNTLQKTVAFQEGAKKMKKLADEFIDREGIGKVELQGYEYASDEAPTQIRLLDREAALDTVVGLPDPFKFITFRNLSELIDYLPEEAYEKKEKLKPVRRFRKA; encoded by the coding sequence ATGAATCCGGCAGTAAAAAACGAGAACGGATCCCCTGCCAGAGACCCGCTCTCAACACAAAAAGCAAACGTGGAACATCTAAATATTATCACTTCCAGAAAGTTGGTTGGTAATCCCGCTTACTCTTTGTGTAAAAGTGATATTACTTCGGAAGGAAAATCAGTTTCAACAGAGTGCGGATCGAGAAGAACCGGCTCTGCATTCTGTGCGGAATCGGCTTCCAAATTGCAAAGCGGAGAACGACTGACGGAGAACCGCCAACCGTTCCCACTATCGTATTCAAGACTCAAGTCCTTCGTCGAATGTCCTCACAGGTTCTATCTACGATATTTCGAAGGACTGCCCGAAGCGCAGGGAGAGGGAAGAAAACACAACGGCCTTATCTTGAGGGCCTTGTTCAATTCCTATCTAGGTAATTCTCCTACTCCTCTCCTCTTTGGAGAGAATCTTAAGAGGGATCTCATCCAGATAGAGTTTGGAGTTCAATTCCTCAAGAGCAAAGATGTTATAGCTCTCAATATTCCTTTCGCATTGGATAGATTCTCGAATCCAATTCCCTTCGACGAACCGGAAGTGGTTTTTAGGGGAAGAGCGCAGTGTCTTTACACTGCGCCGGGGTCGGGGATAAGTGGTAGCGGGTTCGTAAAATCAAAATCAAATTCAAATGGAGAATATGATGATAAGTCAGCGTCTTCCGATGTCCGTCCGTTCGCCGAAGAAGCTGTAAAGAGTCTTGAATCTGCTTTTCTTGGTCTCTCGGAGGACGGAGGACCGGGGACGGTTAACCAGCCCCTCGTTTTGTGCCACTTCAAGGCAGGATTTGGTGATCCCGATTGGGAGAGGCTCTTTATCTACGCCTGGGCTCTCTCAAGACAGGGTTATGAGATAGGAAGGATAGAGTGGGTATCTCTTTCTGCCGGAGCCGCGATTTCTAAAGAGGTTACAAAGGAAAACCTCGAAGAGGCCGGAATCAATCTCTACGCCTGGATAAGCCAGATCCTTCAGAGCGATTTTTCACCCGAAGCGGGAGACCATTGTTCTTACTGCCTTTATCATTCCTTCTGTCCCTTAATGGAGAAGCTTGGAGAGGATCTCATGATTACCGACAGTGATTCTCTAAAGAACACCCTTCAGAAGACAGTCGCCTTTCAGGAAGGGGCGAAGAAGATGAAGAAGCTCGCAGATGAGTTCATAGACAGAGAAGGTATAGGAAAGGTCGAGCTTCAGGGCTACGAGTACGCGAGCGACGAGGCTCCGACTCAGATAAGGCTTCTGGATAGAGAGGCGGCGTTGGATACCGTCGTAGGCCTCCCAGATCCATTCAAATTCATCACATTCAGAAACCTCTCCGAACTGATCGACTATCTTCCCGAAGAAGCATATGAGAAGAAAGAAAAACTGAAGCCGGTGAGGAGATTTAGAAAGGCCTGA
- a CDS encoding DUF1659 domain-containing protein has protein sequence MGLGTTVMVVGTEKSLSITWDTGVIEDDKPVLSRQTLSVDSAMTEQEAYDAAYNIASLTNYIIADIRLIETQTLGPID, from the coding sequence ATGGGACTTGGCACAACTGTGATGGTAGTTGGTACTGAGAAGTCACTCTCGATCACCTGGGATACCGGTGTCATTGAGGACGACAAGCCAGTCCTCTCTAGACAGACTCTCAGCGTCGATTCGGCAATGACCGAACAGGAGGCATACGATGCTGCCTATAACATCGCAAGCCTCACCAATTACATCATCGCCGACATTAGACTGATCGAAACCCAGACCCTCGGACCGATTGACTGA
- a CDS encoding helix-turn-helix transcriptional regulator produces MGNLRDERIMRELSQRELGEVIGKDQKYISEVELGRIIPGFRNADTLARFLEVPVERIFPCFTRTSRFPGYKDLMYLYSLGYDIGVYEGAIRELTTKEAQNDG; encoded by the coding sequence ATGGGCAACCTGCGCGATGAGAGAATCATGAGAGAACTTAGCCAGAGGGAGCTCGGAGAGGTGATAGGCAAGGACCAGAAGTATATCTCCGAGGTAGAGCTGGGAAGGATAATTCCCGGTTTCAGAAACGCCGATACTCTTGCCCGTTTTCTGGAGGTTCCGGTGGAGAGGATCTTTCCCTGTTTCACAAGGACTTCCAGATTTCCCGGCTACAAGGATCTCATGTATCTCTACAGTCTCGGATATGACATAGGTGTATATGAAGGCGCTATAAGAGAACTAACAACAAAGGAGGCGCAAAATGATGGATGA
- the rfbB gene encoding dTDP-glucose 4,6-dehydratase, producing the protein MNILVTGCAGFIGSNFVYYYLRKHSERKIIGLDNLTYAGNIDNLSGLTEEERKRFTFVKGDICDPELVERIFNEQDIDGVINFAAESHVDRSIHDPQIFLKTNVLGTQVLLDAAKKHWRSGNDWKCIDVTKDESEKSRSNSDNLPSRKPAEFLQISTDEVYGALGPTGYFTEKMPLDPHSPYSASKASADLIVKAYYDTYGLPVNITRCSNNYGPYQFPEKLIPLMINNALNHKPLPVYGDGRQIRDWLYVEDHCRAIDLVFEDGKSGEIYNIGGHNERENIYIVERIIEILRKKTGDSEINESLIKHVTDRLGHDKRYGIDPTKITQELGWKPKFMFDEGIEITIDWYLSNKEWMQSVISGEYLDFYNKNYKI; encoded by the coding sequence ATGAATATTCTTGTCACTGGTTGTGCGGGCTTCATTGGAAGCAACTTCGTATATTACTATCTTCGCAAACACTCTGAGAGAAAGATTATCGGTCTGGACAATCTGACTTATGCTGGAAATATAGACAATCTATCCGGATTGACTGAAGAAGAGAGAAAGAGATTTACCTTCGTAAAAGGTGATATCTGCGATCCCGAACTTGTGGAGCGTATCTTCAACGAACAAGACATAGATGGAGTAATAAACTTCGCGGCCGAGTCTCACGTTGATAGATCGATTCACGATCCGCAGATCTTCTTGAAGACCAACGTTCTTGGAACGCAAGTTCTTCTCGATGCGGCAAAAAAACACTGGAGAAGCGGAAATGATTGGAAATGCATAGATGTTACTAAAGATGAGTCAGAAAAAAGCCGATCAAATTCAGATAATCTGCCAAGCCGCAAACCCGCCGAGTTCCTCCAAATTTCCACCGACGAAGTCTATGGAGCTCTCGGACCCACAGGATACTTCACGGAGAAGATGCCGCTTGATCCACACAGTCCATATTCAGCATCCAAAGCTTCGGCCGATCTGATAGTCAAAGCCTACTATGATACTTACGGACTGCCCGTCAATATAACTAGATGCTCGAACAACTACGGTCCTTACCAGTTTCCAGAAAAGCTCATACCCCTCATGATAAATAATGCGCTCAATCACAAACCTCTCCCGGTCTATGGTGACGGCAGACAAATAAGAGATTGGCTGTATGTAGAAGACCACTGCAGGGCAATTGATTTGGTGTTTGAAGATGGAAAAAGTGGAGAGATTTACAATATTGGCGGCCATAACGAGAGGGAGAATATCTATATTGTGGAAAGAATAATCGAGATACTTAGAAAAAAGACTGGCGATTCCGAGATAAACGAATCGCTCATAAAACACGTGACCGACAGGCTCGGCCACGACAAAAGATACGGCATAGATCCTACTAAGATAACTCAAGAACTTGGATGGAAACCAAAGTTCATGTTCGACGAAGGAATAGAGATTACCATAGATTGGTATTTGAGTAATAAAGAATGGATGCAGAGTGTTATATCTGGAGAGTATTTGGATTTCTATAACAAGAACTACAAAATATAA
- a CDS encoding DUF2922 family protein — translation MRNLSVRWYDSTAKKSKGFYIKEPKETLTQAEVETVMGNLVTLKVIPSSYAVDYAAVIDTQKNELFNLI, via the coding sequence ATGAGAAACCTGAGCGTTAGATGGTACGATTCAACCGCGAAGAAGTCTAAGGGCTTCTACATAAAGGAGCCCAAGGAGACTCTGACTCAGGCTGAGGTCGAGACTGTAATGGGAAACCTCGTAACTCTGAAGGTGATCCCTTCAAGCTATGCGGTAGACTACGCAGCAGTAATCGACACCCAGAAGAACGAGTTGTTTAACCTCATCTGA
- a CDS encoding glycosyltransferase family 2 protein, which produces MNSDKPLVSVFMITYNHEKYIAQAIESALMQKTDFNYEIVIGEDCSTDRTREIVVDYANRYPEIIKPILHENNVGAKANSESVRKACIGKYVAILEGDDYWIDPLKLQKQVDFMESHPDFSMCCHAVSRVNVEGRDLKKPIMPYPEDCIVPTEDVVAAGGGFVGTNSILYRKEFMDNPPEFYRISPVGDAALLLNLAIQGNVYYSPDIMSAYRTGATGSWTFSINSSRKKRADLNLAMIKMLKLFDNYTCYKYTRSVDTIKLKHEFDLYLTMRQFHILREDRYRDYVGTLGKFFIWKSRLKLKFPLMVRCVRKLKSQWARLLRGFS; this is translated from the coding sequence ATGAACAGTGATAAACCTCTGGTAAGTGTCTTTATGATCACCTATAACCACGAGAAATACATTGCTCAAGCTATAGAAAGCGCATTGATGCAAAAAACAGATTTCAACTACGAAATCGTTATTGGCGAAGACTGTTCAACTGATAGAACCCGCGAGATTGTTGTTGACTATGCAAATAGGTATCCAGAAATAATAAAACCAATACTTCATGAGAATAACGTAGGTGCCAAGGCAAACTCAGAATCAGTTAGGAAGGCTTGCATTGGCAAATATGTAGCAATATTAGAAGGGGACGACTATTGGATCGATCCACTTAAACTCCAAAAACAGGTTGATTTCATGGAAAGCCACCCTGATTTTAGTATGTGTTGCCATGCAGTGTCACGAGTCAACGTCGAAGGAAGAGACCTCAAGAAACCAATAATGCCCTACCCTGAAGATTGCATCGTGCCAACAGAGGACGTAGTTGCTGCTGGAGGGGGCTTTGTGGGAACGAATTCGATACTCTACAGGAAAGAGTTCATGGATAATCCTCCTGAGTTTTACAGGATATCTCCTGTTGGGGACGCAGCATTGCTTCTAAATCTAGCTATTCAGGGAAACGTGTATTATTCTCCTGATATCATGTCGGCTTACAGAACAGGAGCCACAGGCTCTTGGACATTCAGTATCAACAGTTCCAGAAAAAAAAGGGCAGATCTCAACCTTGCAATGATCAAAATGCTTAAGTTATTTGACAATTACACTTGCTACAAATATACACGCAGCGTTGATACGATAAAACTGAAGCATGAATTTGATCTCTATTTGACTATGAGGCAATTCCATATTCTCCGTGAAGATAGATATAGAGACTATGTAGGAACTTTGGGCAAGTTTTTCATATGGAAATCAAGGCTGAAACTTAAGTTTCCCCTAATGGTAAGATGCGTAAGAAAACTGAAAAGCCAGTGGGCAAGATTACTGAGAGGTTTTAGTTGA
- a CDS encoding DegT/DnrJ/EryC1/StrS aminotransferase family protein, whose amino-acid sequence MKEISTFPEPIFVTRPLLPPLEELCKSLRDVWDAQWLANNGAKHKELENKLRDYLKVPHLSLFNNGTIALLVAIKALKLTGEVITTPFTFAATAHSISWMGLEPVFVDIDPVTMCIDPNRIEEAITPRTSAIMPVHVFGTPCNVEAIGEIANRYNLKIIYDAAHAFGTEINGTGTGNFGDITMYSFHATKLFNSAEGGALACKNEEMKKKIDLLKNFGIKNEEEVIEVGINGKMNELQAAMGLAVLEHIEEERQKRAIIKQTYIENLKDIPGIKLMPDLPGVRSSYQYFAIRIDEEEFGRSRDYVYEELKKYNVYVRKYFHPLCSNFECYKHLPSADRNNLPVANKIGNGVLSMPFYGGLAKEDVKTICEMLRCINEQ is encoded by the coding sequence TTGAAAGAGATTAGCACGTTTCCTGAACCAATATTTGTAACCCGTCCCCTTCTTCCACCACTGGAAGAGCTTTGCAAGTCTCTGCGAGATGTTTGGGATGCTCAGTGGCTTGCAAACAATGGGGCTAAACACAAAGAGCTTGAAAATAAGTTGAGAGACTATCTTAAAGTGCCTCACCTTTCTCTCTTCAACAATGGCACAATAGCTCTTCTGGTGGCTATAAAAGCTCTGAAATTGACAGGAGAGGTTATAACAACTCCTTTTACTTTTGCGGCTACCGCTCATTCGATATCCTGGATGGGGCTGGAGCCTGTGTTTGTAGACATAGACCCAGTTACCATGTGTATCGATCCAAACAGAATTGAAGAAGCAATCACCCCTAGAACAAGTGCGATAATGCCAGTACATGTCTTTGGAACTCCATGTAATGTTGAAGCTATTGGAGAAATTGCGAATAGATATAATCTTAAGATCATATATGATGCAGCTCATGCCTTTGGAACTGAGATAAACGGAACAGGAACAGGCAACTTTGGCGACATAACTATGTATAGCTTTCACGCCACTAAACTCTTTAACTCGGCCGAGGGTGGGGCTCTAGCTTGCAAGAATGAAGAAATGAAGAAGAAAATAGACCTCCTCAAGAACTTCGGAATCAAGAATGAAGAAGAAGTGATTGAAGTCGGAATAAACGGAAAGATGAACGAACTTCAGGCGGCTATGGGATTGGCCGTTCTAGAACATATAGAAGAGGAAAGACAGAAGAGAGCTATTATAAAACAGACTTATATCGAAAACCTGAAAGATATCCCTGGCATCAAACTCATGCCAGATCTACCGGGTGTGAGGAGCAGTTATCAGTATTTTGCCATCAGAATAGATGAAGAGGAATTCGGCCGATCCCGAGACTACGTTTACGAAGAACTCAAGAAATACAACGTTTATGTCAGGAAATATTTCCATCCCCTCTGCAGCAATTTCGAATGCTACAAGCATCTGCCTTCGGCAGACCGAAATAATTTGCCCGTAGCAAACAAAATTGGCAACGGAGTGCTATCTATGCCCTTTTATGGGGGATTAGCAAAAGAAGACGTTAAGACTATTTGCGAGATGTTGAGGTGCATTAATGAACAGTGA
- a CDS encoding four helix bundle protein, which translates to MSFGFKNLEVWKVSKSFAKDVYELTSSFPSDEKFGLVAQLRRAAISVMSNIAEGAGRKHKKEFDHFLYLARGSLNETVAQMEISFEFGYMNRDQLYLIERKAESINRMLWKLSKSLEKTED; encoded by the coding sequence ATGTCGTTTGGTTTCAAGAATCTGGAAGTTTGGAAAGTAAGCAAGTCATTCGCGAAGGATGTGTATGAATTGACTTCATCCTTTCCTTCAGATGAGAAGTTTGGTCTTGTCGCTCAGTTAAGGCGGGCTGCGATTTCAGTTATGTCGAACATCGCTGAAGGAGCAGGGAGGAAACACAAGAAGGAGTTTGATCATTTTCTCTATCTTGCGCGCGGTTCGTTGAACGAGACAGTGGCTCAGATGGAGATTTCTTTTGAGTTTGGCTATATGAATCGAGATCAGCTTTATCTAATCGAGAGGAAGGCTGAAAGCATTAATAGAATGCTCTGGAAACTCTCCAAGTCTCTTGAAAAAACGGAGGACTGA
- a CDS encoding helix-turn-helix transcriptional regulator encodes MEEFARRLKERMIDKNMTEAELAQKVELWSSILTSYLRGERFPGYYTLLRIAEALDVSIDFLLGLRDDPELHPVVDKGSSAKKKSREEDLIRITNKYIGNMKFKEARAFYLELMKGENKLSGYALYDSARLTAFFGEREKALEMLKKFCEKNPDETCGFCSMADIERSMGRLQEASGDYKWVLKIDPKHFWATLWLGEMAFNEEKLTEAYFWYDKLTRDHPLDPTGYFQLSKVLSKMERPSASRQNFLAGIMLNFSMEMPKVADVTTKVIYGNLGDSSKTEDLIEAVELIRKNADRLEAERKNGHHEGISFGEILHRHRESLSSSNNLTDEDSLNDEFEEESTEARI; translated from the coding sequence ATGGAAGAATTCGCAAGAAGATTGAAGGAAAGAATGATAGACAAGAATATGACTGAAGCCGAGCTGGCTCAGAAGGTTGAGCTCTGGTCTTCGATACTCACTTCGTACCTGAGGGGAGAAAGGTTCCCGGGGTACTACACCCTGCTAAGGATAGCGGAGGCGCTGGACGTCTCTATCGATTTTCTTCTCGGTTTGAGGGACGACCCCGAGCTCCATCCCGTTGTCGATAAAGGCTCTTCCGCAAAAAAGAAGTCAAGAGAAGAAGACCTCATAAGGATCACAAACAAGTACATAGGAAATATGAAATTCAAAGAGGCTAGAGCCTTCTATTTGGAACTCATGAAAGGCGAAAACAAGCTCTCGGGATATGCCTTGTATGACTCGGCAAGACTGACGGCCTTTTTCGGAGAAAGGGAAAAGGCATTGGAGATGCTGAAAAAATTCTGCGAGAAAAACCCGGATGAAACCTGCGGCTTTTGCTCCATGGCCGACATAGAGAGATCTATGGGAAGACTCCAAGAAGCCTCGGGAGATTACAAATGGGTTCTGAAAATTGATCCGAAGCATTTCTGGGCCACTCTCTGGTTGGGAGAGATGGCCTTCAACGAAGAAAAGCTAACCGAGGCCTACTTCTGGTACGACAAACTCACTAGGGATCATCCTCTAGACCCGACTGGATACTTCCAGTTGAGCAAGGTCCTCTCAAAGATGGAGAGGCCTTCTGCAAGCAGGCAGAACTTCCTCGCCGGAATCATGCTGAACTTCTCCATGGAGATGCCTAAAGTAGCCGACGTAACGACGAAGGTGATATATGGCAACCTTGGGGATTCCTCCAAGACAGAGGATCTGATCGAAGCCGTCGAGTTAATACGAAAGAACGCCGACAGGCTAGAAGCCGAAAGGAAGAATGGACACCACGAAGGAATCTCCTTTGGAGAGATTCTCCATAGGCATAGAGAATCTCTCTCGTCTTCAAATAATCTTACGGATGAAGACTCATTAAATGATGAATTCGAAGAAGAGAGCACCGAGGCTCGGATCTGA